Part of the Candidatus Bathyarchaeota archaeon genome is shown below.
CATAGATAGGGAGGGAAGCGACAGTTGGAGGATGAGGTTCGCCGGGGCTGATGCCTCGATGGTGGTGTCGCCTAAGGAGTTGTCAATAATTTATCCTGGGGACAGGGTATTAGACCGCCGATCCCTCCTACCTCAGAGGCTTATAAACGACTACGACGTGGTGGTAATGGAGGGTTTTAAAGATAAAGCCTTAGGGGATCCCGGCATAGCCAAAGTGTTATGTATAAGGAGTAGGGAGGATTTAGAGGTCTTCAATTCGAAGTTGAAAGGGGACTTAGTAGCGTTATGCTCCCTAGCTGACTTAGGCGATTCGACTCTAATCCTTGGACGTGACGATGATGAATTGAGGCGGAGGATAACTAGATACCTCGAATATTACGTTAAGGTTAAAGAGATAATGGGGGAGATGCCTGGATTGGATTGCGGGAAATGCAGCTTTCACTCCTGCCTAGAGATGGCGAAGGCCATATATAGGGGGGAGAAAAGGATCGAGGACTGCCCGGTAATCTCATACCCTATAGATGTAGAGGTTGAGATAGGCGGTTCAAAGATACCTATGCAGCCCTTCGTAGCTAGGATGATCAGATCCACGATTTTAGCGATGATCTCAAACCTTAAAGGCGTGGAAGTCAGTGGGAATGAGAAACTTAAAATAAAGATATTCTAACTATAGGGGGATGAAGCGGATATAATG
Proteins encoded:
- a CDS encoding molybdopterin-guanine dinucleotide biosynthesis protein MobB is translated as MGVKISDPLKIAVVGYRNSGKTYAGELIIKTAKDYPLKVLAVKHVHDESFSIDREGSDSWRMRFAGADASMVVSPKELSIIYPGDRVLDRRSLLPQRLINDYDVVVMEGFKDKALGDPGIAKVLCIRSREDLEVFNSKLKGDLVALCSLADLGDSTLILGRDDDELRRRITRYLEYYVKVKEIMGEMPGLDCGKCSFHSCLEMAKAIYRGEKRIEDCPVISYPIDVEVEIGGSKIPMQPFVARMIRSTILAMISNLKGVEVSGNEKLKIKIF